Proteins from one Fischerella sp. PCC 9605 genomic window:
- a CDS encoding type I polyketide synthase: MEPIAIIGIGCRFPGASNPEAFWHLLRNGINAISEVPKDRWDVDSFYNPEPATPGKMSTRYGGFIERVDWFDPAFFSISPREAERMDPQQRLVLEVAWESLENAGIPPSSLSGSQTGVFIGIGNYDYGILLSQDTDRINAYDGTGNTLGVAANRLSYLLNLRGPSLAIETACSSSLVAIHLACRSLQTAESDLCVVGAVSLMLSPAQTIAYSQARMMAADGRCKTFDANADGYVRGEGCGIAVLKRLSDAIRDGDNIQAVIRGSAINQDGLSNGLTAPNGPSQQAVIRQALENAGVEPAQISYVEAHGTGTSLGDPIEVRSLKAVLMEGRSSDRPCWIGSVKTNIGHLEAAAGMAGLLKIVLSLQHQQIPPHLNLKQLNPYISLEGTPFAIPVELQDWTASTGTRYAGISSFGFGGTNGHVIVEEAPLESQKSKACPRAQRRVKSQKKEAIERPLHLLTLSAKSDLALREMAQSYADFLASHPGASLADICFTASTGRSHFEHRLAVATASSVQLCQQLNAFATAQDTDGLRSEQVTKRKPPKLAFLFTGQGSQYVGMGRQIYETQPTFRQTLDQCAEILRPYLKQPLLEVLYPEAGKSSPLDETAYTQPALFALEYALFRLWESWGIKPDAVMGHSVGEYAAACAAGVFSLEDGLKLIAERARLMQALPENGEMVAVLTDEARVVSAIQPYAQKVAIAAINGPKNIVISGDRQAVEAVTNALHAEGIKTKKLQVSHAFHSPLMEPMLGEFEQVAKNITYSLPKFTLISNLTGQPITADIATPEYWCHHVRQPVKFAASMQALAQQGYKVFVEIGPKPILLGMGRYCLTEGEIAWLPSLRTGREDWQQLLDSLAALYLSGTPVDWTGFDRDYPRRRVALPTYPFQRQRYWLETLHNHGHSKAEPLSQNNVQTTTIVNLLHQGDTQQLAQYIETAEQLSEADVKLLPKLLSVLVKQHQQELTAASIKDWLYEVTWQPKPRQLAEISFQEPGSWLIFADRGGVGQALAHLLEERGQSCLLVYAGDTYQTKEPGTWSLNPSNPADFERLLQEMVETTNLPLRTVVHLWSLDTGLVPELTIPSLEEIQVLGCGSTLHLVQALANCYQQAFPRLWLVTRGAVPEVSSLPGVAQASLWGLGKVIALEHPKLWGGLLDLAGDAPKDEAVNLLAEIFDSQGEDQLAFRQGQRYVARLVRSQVPPARTASFQSDSTYLITGGLGALGIKVAQWMVEHGARHLLLTGRREASAEVQKAIAEMERVGAKIVVAQADVAEWQDMVRAIEQIETSMPPLRGIVHAAGVLHDGILLQQDWKAFEQVMAAKVKGTWILHSLTKQLPLDLFVTFSSVSALLGSPGQGNYAAANAFMDALAHHRRALGLPGLSINWGPWSDAGMAASLTSRDQARFTAQGVEPIPAQQGMQVLGNLLAQQSTTQVGVLPVNWSKFLQQFPQSLASPFLESFAAAFEEPSAQPTKLFLQQLEAAPVSDRRTLLIAHIQTEITKVMGLDSFQLPDPQQGFFDMGMDSLMLVELRNRLESTLGYSLPATLPFDYPTVEALVDYLAKEVMEIELSNESAVELQKSNNEEQVVAESNLDHLSDNEAEALLLSKLDSMRY; this comes from the coding sequence GTGGAACCCATAGCTATTATTGGCATTGGCTGTCGTTTTCCAGGCGCTAGCAATCCGGAGGCTTTCTGGCATCTTTTGCGCAATGGTATTAATGCCATATCCGAAGTACCTAAGGATCGATGGGATGTGGATAGCTTCTACAATCCCGAACCTGCTACACCCGGAAAAATGAGTACTCGTTATGGCGGATTTATCGAGAGAGTTGATTGGTTCGATCCTGCCTTTTTCAGTATTTCACCGCGTGAGGCAGAGCGGATGGATCCCCAACAGAGGCTAGTTCTGGAAGTTGCTTGGGAAAGCTTGGAAAATGCGGGAATACCGCCTTCGAGTCTCTCTGGCAGTCAGACAGGAGTCTTTATTGGAATTGGCAACTACGACTATGGAATTTTGCTCTCTCAAGATACAGACCGCATCAATGCTTATGATGGCACGGGTAACACACTTGGTGTTGCTGCCAACCGCCTGTCCTACCTGCTAAATTTGCGTGGCCCCAGCTTGGCAATTGAGACAGCTTGTTCTTCTTCCCTAGTTGCAATACATCTAGCTTGCCGCAGCCTACAAACTGCTGAGTCAGATTTGTGTGTAGTGGGAGCAGTAAGCTTGATGTTGTCGCCAGCACAGACCATAGCCTACTCCCAGGCTCGAATGATGGCAGCCGATGGTCGTTGTAAAACCTTTGATGCCAATGCTGATGGTTATGTTCGTGGCGAAGGATGCGGTATTGCTGTGCTCAAGCGTCTTAGTGACGCTATTAGGGATGGCGATAATATTCAGGCAGTCATCCGAGGTTCGGCAATTAACCAGGATGGTCTTAGCAATGGGCTAACTGCTCCCAACGGGCCTTCTCAACAGGCTGTTATCCGCCAAGCTTTAGAAAATGCGGGAGTGGAACCAGCGCAAATTAGCTATGTTGAGGCTCATGGAACTGGTACTTCTTTAGGAGATCCCATTGAAGTCAGATCCCTTAAAGCAGTATTAATGGAGGGACGCAGCAGCGATCGCCCTTGTTGGATTGGCTCAGTCAAGACAAACATTGGGCATTTGGAAGCTGCGGCTGGTATGGCTGGCTTGCTCAAGATCGTGCTGTCGCTACAGCATCAACAAATTCCGCCGCACCTCAATCTGAAGCAACTAAATCCATACATTTCATTAGAAGGGACGCCCTTTGCCATTCCTGTTGAGCTTCAAGATTGGACTGCAAGTACAGGGACTCGTTATGCAGGCATTAGTTCGTTTGGTTTTGGCGGTACTAATGGCCATGTGATTGTTGAGGAAGCACCTCTAGAAAGTCAAAAGTCAAAAGCATGCCCTCGAGCGCAGCGAAGGGTCAAAAGTCAAAAGAAAGAAGCTATAGAACGCCCTCTGCACTTGCTGACGCTCTCAGCCAAAAGCGATTTGGCTCTGCGGGAGATGGCACAAAGTTATGCAGATTTCTTAGCGTCTCATCCCGGAGCATCGCTAGCAGATATTTGCTTTACTGCAAGTACGGGGCGATCGCATTTCGAGCATCGCCTCGCTGTTGCCACTGCATCTTCTGTACAGTTGTGCCAGCAATTAAATGCTTTTGCCACCGCACAGGATACGGATGGTCTTAGAAGCGAGCAAGTAACTAAACGTAAGCCGCCAAAGTTAGCCTTTTTATTCACTGGTCAGGGTTCGCAATATGTAGGTATGGGTCGCCAAATCTACGAAACCCAACCTACTTTTCGGCAAACTCTCGACCAATGCGCCGAAATTCTGCGTCCCTATCTGAAACAGCCTCTACTTGAGGTTCTCTATCCCGAAGCAGGAAAATCTTCACCCTTAGATGAGACTGCTTACACCCAACCAGCCCTGTTTGCTCTGGAATATGCTCTATTTCGATTATGGGAATCCTGGGGAATTAAGCCAGATGCAGTCATGGGTCATAGCGTGGGCGAATATGCCGCGGCCTGTGCGGCGGGGGTATTTAGTTTAGAAGATGGTCTGAAGCTGATTGCAGAACGTGCTCGTCTGATGCAAGCGTTGCCCGAAAATGGCGAGATGGTGGCGGTATTGACAGATGAAGCCCGAGTAGTCTCAGCCATTCAACCCTATGCCCAAAAGGTAGCGATCGCCGCGATTAATGGCCCCAAAAATATCGTCATTTCTGGCGATCGCCAGGCTGTAGAGGCAGTAACCAACGCCCTGCACGCAGAAGGGATTAAGACCAAAAAGTTGCAAGTTTCTCATGCCTTCCACTCTCCCTTAATGGAGCCAATGCTAGGGGAGTTTGAGCAGGTTGCTAAAAATATTACATACTCCTTACCTAAATTTACCCTCATTTCCAATCTCACTGGTCAACCGATTACAGCCGATATCGCTACCCCTGAGTATTGGTGTCATCACGTACGGCAACCAGTAAAATTTGCAGCAAGTATGCAGGCACTAGCTCAGCAGGGCTACAAGGTGTTTGTGGAGATAGGCCCCAAGCCAATCCTACTGGGAATGGGTCGTTACTGCCTAACGGAGGGAGAGATAGCTTGGCTTCCTAGCCTGCGGACAGGGCGTGAAGATTGGCAACAACTTCTTGACAGTTTGGCGGCATTGTACTTATCTGGGACGCCAGTAGACTGGACTGGCTTTGACCGAGACTATCCCCGCCGTCGCGTGGCGTTACCGACTTATCCATTTCAGCGCCAGCGCTATTGGTTAGAAACATTACATAACCATGGGCATTCCAAAGCAGAGCCTTTATCCCAAAACAATGTTCAAACGACGACCATCGTCAATCTCTTGCATCAGGGAGATACTCAACAGTTAGCCCAATATATAGAAACAGCAGAACAACTTTCAGAAGCAGATGTAAAATTACTGCCTAAGCTGCTATCCGTATTAGTGAAGCAACACCAACAGGAGCTAACGGCAGCATCCATCAAAGATTGGCTCTACGAAGTAACCTGGCAGCCCAAGCCGCGTCAGCTGGCAGAAATCAGTTTCCAAGAACCAGGTAGTTGGTTGATTTTCGCTGACAGAGGGGGTGTAGGACAAGCCCTAGCCCATCTCTTAGAAGAACGGGGTCAGAGTTGTCTTTTAGTCTATGCGGGAGACACATATCAAACCAAAGAGCCTGGAACTTGGAGTCTCAACCCATCTAATCCAGCCGATTTCGAGCGGCTGTTGCAAGAGATGGTGGAAACTACAAACCTGCCGTTAAGGACAGTTGTCCACCTGTGGAGTTTAGACACAGGATTGGTTCCAGAGTTGACCATCCCCTCGCTAGAAGAAATTCAGGTTCTCGGTTGTGGCAGTACCCTGCATTTGGTGCAAGCTCTCGCCAACTGTTATCAACAAGCCTTCCCGCGTTTGTGGTTGGTGACGAGGGGGGCAGTACCAGAGGTTTCGTCACTGCCAGGAGTGGCTCAAGCTTCTTTGTGGGGATTGGGTAAGGTAATTGCTCTGGAACATCCAAAATTGTGGGGAGGACTGCTAGATTTGGCTGGCGATGCGCCAAAAGATGAAGCAGTAAATTTGTTAGCAGAGATTTTTGATTCTCAAGGGGAAGACCAACTCGCTTTTCGCCAAGGACAGCGCTATGTAGCTCGTCTAGTCCGAAGCCAAGTACCACCGGCTCGTACTGCGTCCTTCCAGTCGGATAGCACCTACCTCATTACTGGAGGGCTGGGAGCATTAGGTATAAAAGTAGCACAGTGGATGGTAGAGCATGGAGCGCGGCATTTATTGCTGACTGGACGCCGAGAGGCTTCTGCTGAGGTACAGAAAGCGATCGCTGAGATGGAACGGGTAGGAGCTAAGATTGTCGTCGCCCAAGCCGATGTCGCCGAGTGGCAGGATATGGTCAGAGCGATCGAGCAAATTGAAACTTCGATGCCACCCCTGCGAGGAATTGTACATGCTGCTGGCGTTCTCCACGACGGCATTTTGCTACAGCAGGACTGGAAAGCCTTTGAGCAAGTCATGGCGGCAAAGGTTAAAGGAACTTGGATTCTGCACAGCTTGACCAAACAGCTACCACTAGATTTGTTTGTGACGTTTTCCTCCGTTTCCGCATTGCTGGGTTCGCCAGGTCAAGGAAATTATGCGGCGGCTAATGCCTTTATGGATGCCTTAGCCCATCATCGGCGGGCGTTGGGGTTGCCAGGGTTAAGCATTAACTGGGGGCCGTGGAGCGATGCAGGGATGGCAGCTAGCCTCACCAGCCGCGACCAAGCGAGATTTACTGCCCAGGGAGTGGAGCCTATACCAGCACAGCAGGGAATGCAGGTATTAGGAAACTTGCTAGCACAACAGAGCACAACCCAGGTGGGAGTGTTGCCAGTTAACTGGTCTAAGTTCCTCCAACAATTCCCTCAAAGCCTGGCTTCGCCGTTTCTTGAGTCCTTTGCAGCAGCATTTGAAGAACCATCCGCACAGCCAACAAAATTATTTTTGCAGCAATTAGAGGCAGCTCCTGTTAGCGATCGCCGCACTCTTTTAATTGCTCACATTCAAACTGAAATTACTAAGGTGATGGGACTTGACTCTTTCCAATTGCCAGATCCGCAACAAGGTTTCTTTGATATGGGTATGGATTCTCTAATGCTCGTCGAGTTGAGGAACCGTTTGGAAAGCACTCTCGGCTATTCTCTACCTGCAACTTTACCCTTTGATTATCCAACCGTAGAAGCGCTTGTGGATTATCTGGCTAAAGAAGTGATGGAAATAGAGTTGAGTAATGAATCTGCTGTGGAGTTACAGAAAAGCAACAATGAGGAGCAAGTTGTAGCTGAGTCAAATTTAGATCATTTATCAGACAACGAAGCAGAAGCGCTGTTGCTCAGTAAATTGGACAGCATGAGGTACTGA
- a CDS encoding acyl carrier protein encodes MEMQNPELNTTSTLSESSTINAPKQVPTAAEIKAWIVSYLADLLEVAPEEVDVTIPFDRYGLDSSAAVGLTGDLQDWLGYEVDPTLLYDYPTIESLVQHLSANLN; translated from the coding sequence ATGGAAATGCAGAATCCTGAATTAAACACTACATCTACGCTTTCGGAGAGTAGCACCATCAATGCACCTAAGCAGGTGCCGACAGCAGCAGAGATTAAAGCTTGGATAGTCTCTTATCTAGCTGATTTGTTAGAAGTTGCTCCCGAAGAAGTTGATGTTACGATTCCTTTCGATCGTTATGGTTTAGATTCCTCAGCAGCAGTTGGTTTAACTGGTGACTTACAAGATTGGTTAGGATATGAGGTTGATCCAACCTTACTTTACGATTACCCAACCATCGAAAGCCTTGTTCAGCATTTGAGTGCCAACTTGAATTGA
- a CDS encoding fatty acyl-AMP ligase → MSISYEYLVDKEYHISTFVELLSYRAQKQVEQKAYTFLKSGETEAEKLTYGELHLQAQAIAASLQSLNAGGERALLLYQPGLDFIAAFFGCLYAGVIAVPAYPPRKNQNLSRLQAIAADAQAKVVLTSTSLLDNLQASSNKEGLGISGLHWLATDGLSHDVAQTWQPQELNGDTVAFLQYTSGSTGNPKGVIVSHHNLLSNSATIQKLFGHTTNSQGLIWLPPYHDMGLIGGILQPLYSGFPVVLMASVDFLQKPIRWLQAISRYKATTSGGPNFAYDLCIRKVTPEHLENLDLSSWEVAFTGAEPVRAETLEQFASTFAPCGFRKEAFYPCYGMAETTLIVSGGEKTALPITCNVEAAALEQNRVVKNQGTQEDTRTMVGCGQSPPEQKIVIVNPESLTLCPPEQVGEIWVAGPSVARGYWNQTEQTEKTFRAYLADTSEGPFLRTGDLGFLQGGELFITGRLKDVIIIRGQNHYPQDIELTVEKSHPALRPGCGSAFAIDFKGSERLVIVQEVERSYLRKLNVQEVVGSIRQAVVAEHGLEVFATVLVKTGSIPKTSSGKIRRQACRAAFLSGNLDVVEDWSENPQNKAKFKHLEAEVESVLQQLTIGKQV, encoded by the coding sequence ATGAGTATTAGTTATGAATATCTGGTAGATAAGGAGTACCATATCTCAACTTTTGTCGAGCTACTAAGTTACAGGGCACAAAAGCAAGTAGAACAAAAAGCATATACATTTTTGAAGAGTGGAGAAACAGAAGCAGAAAAGTTGACATATGGAGAGTTACATTTACAAGCACAAGCTATTGCTGCTTCTCTCCAATCTCTGAATGCTGGCGGTGAACGTGCCCTACTTCTCTATCAGCCTGGATTAGATTTCATTGCTGCCTTCTTTGGATGTTTATATGCTGGCGTCATCGCTGTTCCAGCCTATCCACCTAGAAAAAATCAAAATTTATCTAGATTGCAAGCGATCGCGGCAGATGCTCAAGCAAAGGTTGTACTCACTTCTACATCTCTGTTGGATAACCTCCAGGCTAGCTCTAATAAAGAAGGCTTAGGAATTTCTGGATTGCATTGGCTAGCTACCGATGGGTTGAGTCATGACGTAGCACAAACATGGCAGCCACAGGAATTAAACGGCGATACCGTGGCTTTTCTCCAATATACCTCTGGCTCTACAGGCAATCCTAAAGGTGTCATAGTCAGTCATCATAACCTGCTCTCCAACTCAGCTACGATCCAGAAATTATTTGGGCATACAACCAATAGCCAAGGTTTGATTTGGCTACCACCCTACCATGACATGGGGTTGATTGGTGGGATATTACAACCTCTCTACAGTGGTTTTCCTGTTGTATTGATGGCTTCTGTAGACTTTCTCCAAAAGCCAATCCGTTGGCTGCAAGCGATCTCCCGCTACAAAGCTACAACTAGTGGTGGCCCAAATTTTGCTTACGACCTTTGCATTCGTAAAGTCACTCCCGAACACTTGGAGAATCTTGATCTCAGCAGTTGGGAAGTTGCCTTTACTGGTGCTGAACCTGTCCGTGCCGAGACATTAGAGCAGTTTGCCTCTACTTTTGCACCTTGTGGTTTCCGCAAAGAAGCATTTTATCCCTGCTACGGTATGGCAGAAACTACTCTCATCGTCTCTGGAGGTGAAAAAACAGCTTTACCAATCACCTGCAATGTAGAAGCAGCAGCATTAGAGCAAAACCGAGTTGTGAAAAATCAAGGTACTCAGGAAGATACCCGGACGATGGTAGGTTGTGGACAAAGTCCTCCAGAACAGAAGATCGTCATTGTCAACCCCGAATCCTTAACTCTGTGTCCTCCTGAGCAAGTCGGAGAAATCTGGGTTGCAGGCCCGAGTGTTGCTCGTGGTTACTGGAATCAAACTGAACAGACAGAGAAAACTTTCCGTGCCTATCTAGCAGATACAAGTGAAGGTCCATTTCTTCGCACTGGAGACTTAGGATTTTTGCAAGGTGGCGAGTTGTTTATTACAGGACGACTCAAAGATGTAATTATCATCAGAGGGCAAAATCATTATCCCCAAGACATTGAATTGACTGTTGAAAAGAGCCATCCAGCCCTGAGACCCGGTTGTGGATCAGCATTTGCCATCGATTTCAAAGGTTCTGAGCGACTAGTTATTGTTCAGGAAGTAGAGCGGAGTTACCTGCGGAAGTTAAACGTTCAAGAAGTTGTCGGAAGTATTAGACAAGCAGTAGTCGCAGAGCACGGACTGGAAGTTTTCGCTACAGTACTCGTCAAGACTGGAAGCATTCCCAAAACTTCTAGTGGCAAGATTCGCCGTCAAGCCTGTCGAGCAGCGTTTCTTTCTGGAAATTTAGATGTCGTAGAGGATTGGAGTGAGAATCCTCAGAACAAAGCTAAGTTCAAACATTTGGAAGCTGAGGTTGAATCGGTTCTACAGCAGCTGACAATTGGTAAACAGGTATGA
- a CDS encoding DUF1634 domain-containing protein, giving the protein MFKLNSNQRSTFTQSESRVVTLPLPQNVNSDIDALAKPSLETTDTKVYTKSQQTQIFQNSQLLDILLSHLLKYGVLLASSVVLFGGILYLLHHGAEPAQYQFFHGEPSEFRSPTGVAVAVLSGSRRGIIQLGLLLLIATPILRVVVSLLVFVKQHNWIYVTITTLVLTALIYSLVGAYY; this is encoded by the coding sequence ATGTTTAAATTAAATTCTAACCAGCGGTCAACCTTCACACAGTCAGAGAGTCGAGTTGTTACCTTACCATTGCCACAAAATGTCAACTCTGACATAGATGCATTAGCCAAGCCAAGTCTTGAAACTACAGACACAAAGGTTTACACTAAAAGTCAACAAACGCAGATATTCCAGAATTCACAGCTACTCGATATTTTACTGAGTCATCTGCTCAAATATGGTGTTTTGCTTGCCAGTAGTGTGGTGTTGTTTGGTGGCATACTCTATTTGTTACACCACGGGGCTGAACCCGCACAATATCAATTTTTTCACGGTGAACCATCCGAGTTTCGTTCTCCCACTGGTGTTGCGGTTGCAGTTTTGTCTGGTAGTCGTCGTGGCATAATTCAGTTGGGACTGTTGCTGCTGATAGCGACACCAATTTTGCGGGTGGTGGTTTCTCTTTTGGTCTTTGTCAAACAACACAACTGGATTTATGTGACAATTACCACGTTAGTACTGACTGCTTTAATTTACAGCCTTGTCGGAGCTTACTACTAA
- a CDS encoding sulfite exporter TauE/SafE family protein encodes MNILEFSLLVWLGSFSAGFVGALTGLGGGVVIVPLLTSGFGVDIRYAVGASLVSVIATSAGAASTYIKKGFANLRLGMFLEVATTIGAIVGALIAMFVSVKALTIVLAIVLLYSAYLSGQPKLENPENDTTDPLADYLQLNGTYPTPEGVMSYQVHAVPAGFAVMLVAGVISGLLGIGSGAFKVLAMDQIMRIPFKVSTTTSNFMIGVTAAASAGVYLARGYIDPGLSMPVMLGILPGAFLGARVLVGAKTQILRIVFSLVLVSMAVKMVYQNLAGGM; translated from the coding sequence TTGAACATTTTAGAATTTTCTTTATTAGTTTGGCTGGGATCTTTCAGTGCTGGCTTTGTCGGGGCACTGACAGGGTTAGGGGGAGGAGTCGTCATTGTCCCCTTGTTAACTTCTGGATTCGGTGTTGATATTCGCTATGCTGTAGGCGCTTCACTCGTTTCTGTCATCGCTACAAGTGCTGGTGCAGCCTCAACTTATATTAAAAAAGGCTTTGCCAATCTACGCTTGGGAATGTTTTTAGAAGTTGCAACAACTATTGGCGCGATCGTGGGTGCTTTAATTGCAATGTTCGTTTCTGTCAAGGCATTGACTATTGTTCTGGCAATCGTCCTGCTTTACTCTGCTTATCTTTCAGGGCAACCCAAGCTAGAAAATCCAGAAAATGACACAACCGATCCCCTCGCTGATTATCTCCAACTCAACGGCACTTACCCTACACCTGAGGGTGTGATGTCTTATCAAGTTCATGCTGTGCCAGCTGGGTTTGCCGTAATGTTGGTTGCTGGCGTAATTTCTGGTTTACTAGGAATTGGTTCGGGAGCGTTTAAAGTCCTGGCAATGGATCAAATTATGCGTATTCCGTTCAAAGTTTCGACTACCACAAGCAATTTTATGATTGGTGTCACTGCCGCAGCATCAGCAGGAGTCTATCTCGCCCGTGGTTACATCGATCCAGGGTTATCTATGCCAGTGATGTTGGGAATATTGCCTGGTGCATTTTTAGGGGCAAGAGTTCTAGTTGGTGCAAAAACGCAGATATTAAGAATTGTCTTCAGCCTGGTGTTGGTGTCAATGGCTGTGAAGATGGTGTATCAAAATCTCGCTGGAGGAATGTAA
- a CDS encoding phosphatase PAP2 family protein yields MAESEKVNDENQLTGTSPTKVLLPVGFVQKLLISHWPSLLLLFVGVYLPLQIFGLLALEVQQNAGGFPWDLPILVTIHSVAQPQLDAFAAMFTKLGSFRTVLPILSTLALILILQRRWRSLTYLVITAAGSAIINHTAKEFWHRVRPHLWDSVAPEFTYSFPSGHAMTSMTLIAILVVLTWGSAWCWLVAMLGSLYVLAISWTRLYLGVHFPSDIVAGWMVAIAWAIGVSLIIRPYSQSASIDSEKPVSETKLLPEERQLLGEE; encoded by the coding sequence ATGGCAGAGTCAGAAAAAGTCAACGATGAAAATCAACTCACAGGAACATCGCCGACTAAGGTACTGTTGCCTGTAGGGTTTGTGCAAAAACTATTGATTAGCCACTGGCCTTCTCTGTTGCTATTGTTTGTGGGAGTATATTTACCACTACAAATTTTTGGACTTTTGGCATTAGAGGTGCAGCAAAATGCGGGTGGTTTTCCTTGGGATTTGCCGATTCTGGTGACAATTCACTCTGTAGCACAGCCACAGTTAGATGCATTCGCGGCGATGTTCACAAAACTGGGTTCGTTTAGGACTGTATTACCCATCCTCAGTACGCTCGCACTCATTCTCATACTGCAACGTCGGTGGCGATCGCTCACCTATTTAGTTATCACCGCTGCTGGTAGTGCGATTATCAACCACACAGCCAAGGAATTTTGGCACAGAGTCCGTCCCCATCTGTGGGATTCTGTTGCACCAGAGTTTACTTATTCATTTCCCAGTGGTCATGCCATGACTAGTATGACATTGATTGCCATTTTGGTAGTTTTGACCTGGGGTAGTGCTTGGTGCTGGTTGGTAGCGATGTTGGGCAGCTTGTATGTATTAGCGATTAGCTGGACACGGCTGTATTTGGGAGTTCATTTTCCCAGTGATATTGTTGCAGGTTGGATGGTTGCGATCGCCTGGGCAATTGGCGTGAGTTTGATTATTAGGCCTTATTCACAATCGGCAAGTATTGACAGCGAAAAACCAGTGAGTGAAACGAAATTACTTCCTGAAGAACGGCAGTTGTTGGGTGAAGAATAA
- a CDS encoding sensor histidine kinase — MKWSLEGKWIASGFGLSLLLMGIVSFISYQNATQLIESGNKVKHTHEAMKSLIDIFATLTDAESGRRGYILYGERSELKRYNQAMQSLDAKVKKLQQQLANDHSQQQQLARLRFLIAQRVELSKQSINLKEVGKSTFTLQETLVARSNQNRSEIRETLTQMQTREEQLLQISVRHSQRNIRNRMLIEFLGTLLSFSILLGVYALLYQQLVKRQQAEATQRTLAQEKELSELKLRFFSMVSHEFRTPLSIVLGSAQLLAQSEQQWTKEKKLKNLHRIQSSARSMNQLLTDILTLTRAEAGKLEFHPELIDLEAFCINLIEDLQFCNQPQHTIKFISQGSCTHAKLDENLLYSILSNLLSNAMKYSPQEGTIFLILSCELDAIFFQVKDSGIGIPSEFLQHLFEPFHRANNVGKIVGSGLGLAVVKKCLELHQGEISVESEVGVGTIFTVRIPQNMTAMAKSK, encoded by the coding sequence ATGAAATGGTCGCTGGAAGGGAAATGGATAGCCTCTGGCTTTGGCTTATCTTTGTTATTAATGGGTATAGTCAGCTTTATTTCTTACCAAAACGCTACTCAATTAATTGAGAGTGGCAATAAAGTGAAGCATACCCATGAGGCAATGAAAAGCCTGATTGATATTTTCGCGACACTGACTGATGCAGAATCAGGACGTAGGGGCTATATTCTGTATGGAGAGCGCTCAGAACTCAAACGTTACAATCAGGCAATGCAAAGCCTAGATGCCAAAGTCAAAAAATTGCAGCAACAATTAGCTAATGACCATTCTCAACAGCAGCAGTTGGCGAGGCTAAGATTCCTAATAGCTCAAAGAGTTGAACTGTCCAAACAGTCGATTAATCTCAAGGAAGTAGGTAAATCAACTTTTACTCTTCAAGAAACCCTAGTTGCTCGAAGCAACCAAAATCGTAGTGAAATCCGCGAAACACTGACCCAAATGCAAACTAGGGAAGAACAGTTATTGCAAATCTCGGTTAGACATTCCCAGAGGAATATCCGCAACCGGATGTTGATTGAATTCCTCGGCACTTTGCTGAGTTTTAGTATTTTGTTAGGTGTTTATGCTTTGCTTTATCAACAATTAGTTAAGCGTCAGCAAGCGGAAGCCACTCAAAGGACATTAGCTCAAGAAAAAGAACTCAGCGAACTGAAGCTACGCTTTTTCTCAATGGTTTCTCACGAGTTTCGCACGCCTTTGAGTATTGTTTTAGGATCGGCTCAATTGTTGGCTCAAAGCGAACAGCAGTGGACAAAAGAAAAGAAGCTCAAAAATCTGCATCGAATTCAATCTTCAGCTAGGTCAATGAATCAATTGCTGACGGATATTCTCACTCTAACTAGAGCAGAAGCAGGCAAATTAGAATTTCATCCAGAACTCATTGATTTAGAAGCATTTTGTATAAATTTGATAGAAGACCTCCAGTTTTGCAATCAACCGCAGCATACTATTAAATTTATTAGTCAAGGTAGCTGTACCCATGCCAAATTGGACGAAAATTTGCTGTACTCAATTCTCAGCAATTTGCTATCAAATGCAATGAAATATTCTCCTCAAGAAGGAACTATCTTTTTGATTCTCAGTTGTGAACTAGATGCAATATTTTTCCAAGTCAAAGATTCCGGAATAGGAATTCCTTCAGAATTTCTCCAGCATTTATTTGAACCTTTTCATCGTGCTAACAACGTGGGTAAGATTGTTGGCAGTGGACTAGGGCTAGCTGTGGTGAAAAAGTGCCTGGAACTGCATCAAGGAGAAATCTCTGTAGAAAGTGAAGTAGGGGTTGGAACAATTTTTACGGTAAGAATTCCTCAAAATATGACAGCAATGGCAAAGAGTAAATAA